From a region of the Acidobacteriota bacterium genome:
- the ccsA gene encoding cytochrome c biogenesis protein CcsA produces MPHRRWSILLWSLALAANSAALYMVFLYAPVEVQMGAVQKIFYYHVPSAIACYVLLFLAFLFSALYLWREEPLYDHLAHSAAEVGWVFITLVLVTGPIWGHSAWGKWWVWEPRLTSFLILWLTYSAYFLLRLFSRGDARAAKIAAVVAIVAFFDVPIVHKAISWWGSIVHPRKVVLEPAMRWTFFAGLASVFLLAAALFLTRFDIQRAEALRAEKEEWA; encoded by the coding sequence GTGCCCCATCGACGCTGGAGCATCCTATTGTGGTCCCTTGCCCTGGCCGCCAATTCGGCGGCCCTCTACATGGTGTTTCTTTACGCCCCGGTGGAAGTACAGATGGGGGCGGTTCAAAAAATCTTCTATTACCACGTTCCCTCGGCCATCGCCTGCTACGTCCTCCTGTTCCTCGCCTTCCTCTTCAGCGCCCTCTACCTGTGGAGGGAGGAGCCGCTGTATGACCACCTGGCCCACTCGGCCGCGGAAGTGGGGTGGGTCTTCATCACCCTGGTCCTGGTGACGGGCCCCATCTGGGGTCACTCGGCCTGGGGGAAGTGGTGGGTGTGGGAGCCTCGCCTCACCTCGTTCTTGATTCTCTGGCTCACCTACAGCGCCTACTTCCTGCTCCGCCTCTTCAGCCGAGGGGATGCCCGCGCGGCCAAGATCGCGGCCGTGGTGGCCATCGTCGCGTTCTTCGACGTGCCGATCGTGCACAAGGCCATCAGCTGGTGGGGCTCCATCGTCCATCCCCGCAAGGTCGTACTGGAGCCGGCCATGCGTTGGACCTTTTTCGCCGGATTGGCCTCGGTCTTTCTCCTGGCGGCGGCCCTCTTCCTCACCCGTTTCGACATCCAGCGGGCGGAGGCGTTGAGGGCCGAAAAGGAGGAATGGGCGTGA
- a CDS encoding heme exporter protein CcmB — MRFIKVVAVLFLKDFREELRRKEDVAASFLFALLSLVLFAFALDPTRVDLNETGSGLLWLVVLFAGSLFMSGSFRKETENGTLYALLLSPCDRGALYVGKFLLNFLFLLALEALLLLFAYLLLDFRVSDGLPALGAVWALVTFGYAAVGTLFSALLAQVRGGHVIFPILLFPILVPLVIAAATLTEQALSPGFSWGNQWLRLVGLFDILFFTASVFLFEFAVEE, encoded by the coding sequence GTGAGGTTCATCAAGGTGGTGGCTGTCCTCTTTTTGAAGGACTTCCGAGAGGAGCTCCGGCGGAAGGAGGATGTGGCGGCCTCCTTCCTTTTCGCACTCCTGTCGCTCGTTCTTTTCGCGTTCGCCCTGGACCCGACGCGGGTGGACCTCAACGAGACGGGAAGCGGGCTTCTCTGGCTGGTGGTCCTCTTCGCCGGCAGCCTCTTCATGAGCGGGTCCTTCCGGAAGGAGACGGAAAACGGGACGCTCTACGCCCTCCTTCTCAGCCCCTGCGACCGTGGGGCTCTGTACGTCGGCAAGTTCCTGCTCAACTTTCTCTTCCTCCTGGCCCTCGAGGCCCTCCTCCTCCTCTTCGCCTACCTTCTTCTCGACTTCCGGGTATCCGACGGCCTGCCGGCTCTGGGCGCCGTCTGGGCCCTGGTGACCTTCGGCTACGCGGCCGTGGGCACCTTGTTCTCCGCCCTCCTGGCCCAGGTCCGGGGAGGGCACGTGATCTTCCCCATCCTCCTCTTCCCCATCCTCGTTCCCCTGGTCATCGCGGCGGCGACCTTGACGGAGCAGGCGCTTTCCCCCGGCTTTTCCTGGGGGAACCAGTGGTTGAGGCTCGTGGGGCTCTTTGATATCCTTTTTTTCACGGCATCCGTCTTCCTGTTCGAGTTCGCCGTGGAGGAGTGA
- the ccmA gene encoding heme ABC exporter ATP-binding protein CcmA, translating to MSGDPLLSVSGLSKRLSGRAVLREVNLNLLPGQLTLLLGPNGAGKTTLTRILTTLSRPGRGVLTFRGSRTTESTRVRLRAELGYISHQTFLYAHLTAEENLLFFARLYGVPDPASRAAALLEEVGLAGVKDRVVGTFSRGMQQRLSLARVLLPDPSLLILDEPYAGLDPEGSRRLTGLMASLKARHRALLLVTHEMEDCLPIADRVVILHRGAVAWEGPAEGLTVEGLKARYFETTGEGGPS from the coding sequence ATGAGCGGCGACCCCCTGCTGTCCGTTTCGGGATTGTCGAAGCGCCTCTCGGGACGGGCCGTCCTGCGGGAGGTGAACCTGAACCTCCTTCCGGGCCAGCTCACCCTTCTCCTGGGACCCAACGGGGCAGGAAAGACCACCCTCACGAGAATTCTCACCACCCTTTCCAGGCCGGGCCGGGGCGTCCTGACCTTTCGGGGATCGCGCACGACCGAGAGCACCCGCGTCCGGCTCCGGGCCGAACTGGGGTACATCTCCCACCAGACCTTCCTTTACGCCCACCTCACGGCCGAGGAGAACCTGCTCTTTTTCGCGCGGCTCTACGGTGTCCCTGATCCCGCCTCCCGAGCGGCGGCTCTTCTGGAGGAAGTGGGTCTGGCCGGGGTCAAGGACCGGGTGGTGGGCACCTTCTCGCGCGGGATGCAGCAGCGCCTGTCCCTGGCCCGGGTCCTCCTGCCGGATCCTTCCCTCCTGATCCTGGACGAGCCGTACGCGGGCCTGGACCCCGAAGGCAGTCGCAGGCTGACGGGATTGATGGCCTCCCTGAAGGCCCGGCACCGGGCCCTGCTTCTCGTCACGCACGAGATGGAAGACTGTCTTCCCATTGCGGACCGGGTGGTCATCCTGCACAGGGGGGCGGTGGCCTGGGAGGGGCCCGCCGAAGGCCTCACCGTCGAGGGGTTGAAGGCGCGTTATTTCGAAACCACGGGCGAGGGAGGCCCCTCGTGA